From Triticum aestivum cultivar Chinese Spring chromosome 4A, IWGSC CS RefSeq v2.1, whole genome shotgun sequence, a single genomic window includes:
- the LOC123085318 gene encoding protein FAR1-RELATED SEQUENCE 6 yields the protein MEEGSERPPHSRATRAQNPSCEEEEAAGLVKDEIADDLNADPAEDEDEDEVVVEEGEDEVLVASDDDDGAADGAGGDDDFVPRTLEEALVPRVGTVFDSVDEAFSLYKAYAFRMGFHAVRRTCHNYEGIRYRSTFSCTQAGKSREGAAPSEDSGARYPLRNKRGAATPEKRARRTTAEKTGCKAMLIIRDKRVNDRWKVEFVDLEHNHPCTPDMVRFLKSYREMPESAKKKAKITVEMDETVEKSLSEIAETRKFPTRPKRSVSGGAAAGGLRFNRTDSFVQRFGDEDLIAVKKFIEMMQEKKPNFIHSWDLDQESRMKNFFWTDLRSQAQYRYFGDVISLDVMYLQHSRASLPLATLLGVNNHGHLVLLGCGLLSKDSKENYVWLLKRWLSCMNGKPPEAITTSYSDVVAEAVSEVLPDARHRFCFWHILKKLQENVGRTHEKEAISLRFKEVVYDTVTLTDFEKEWEAMVEHYKLKDNEWFSALYSCRKQWAPGYVNHSFWAGTSAIRKVEKPDPYFDGVVTSKTTLPVFLEQYETTLRGKLEREAYDDLRSYYSRLTLLSGLPFEEQLLELYTVPMFQAFQDEIKQLMHVICKEVDRSGNSITYMVSELIQGKKVDYTVVYNNSDKDVWCICRSFPSRGILCSHALSVLKQENVLMLPSKYILSRWRKDFRIIHASASSNSVALQRDLSIFDDLYVRGHEYLEDVIDIGAREPELKEFVLSAMKEAKGKLVRPGQTQQGDQRVDVNMAVTGQVSADRRVDVNMASNTTSIIHRDRRVEANMPLNTRALVHEDNMASNTTSLIHGDRRADMEMQTPHLIHREGRVDMNMTAPHLMQRERRVDVNMTSPHLIHGDRRVDMNLGSPHFIHSDRGVDMNLTSPHLIHGDRRVDMNMASPHLIHGDRRVDMNMTSPHMIHGDTRVDMNMVSTSQDDAMHTFDLVNVNLESSLPMAATDFMQMHPHPPVYHPKQLLNMRDQVMDSNKRSNVETNTYFIGGGMHVG from the coding sequence ATGGAGGAGGGTTCTGAGCGGCCCCCTCACTCACGCGCCACCCGGGCGCAAAAccctagctgtgaggaggaggaggccgccgggctGGTCAAAGACGAGATTGCTGACGATCTCAACGCCGACCCCGCggaggacgaggatgaggatgaggtggttgtggaggagggcgaggacgaggtgCTCGTCGcctccgacgacgacgacggggcggcggacGGCGCCGGAGGGGATGACGACTTCGTGCCGCGCACGCTGGAGGAAGCTCTCGTGCCGCGGGTGGGTACGGTGTTCGACTCCGTCGACGAGGCCTTTTCGCTCTACAAGGCATACGCCTTCCGCATGGGATTCCACGCCGTGCGCCGCACCTGCCACAACTACGAGGGGATTCGCTACCGCTCCACCTTCAGCTGCACTCAAGCTGGCAAGTCCCGGGAAGGGGCCGCCCCGTCGGAAGATTCAGGCGCCCGCTACCCACTCCGCAACAAGCGTGGGGCAGCCACCCCGGAGAAGCGGGCTCGGCGAACCACTGCCGAGAAGACTGGATGCAAGGCGATGCTGATCATCCGTGACAAGCGGGTGAACGATAGGTGGAAGGTGGAGTTCGTCGACTTGGAGCATAACCATCCTTGTACACCTGAtatggtgaggtttttgaaatccTACAGGGAGATGCCTGAGtcagccaagaagaaggccaagattACTGTTGAGATGGATGAGACGGTGGAGAAGTCATTGAGTGAGATTGCTGAGACCAGGAAGTTTCCCACTCGCCCCAAGCGGAGTGTCAGTGGTGGAGCTGCTGCTGGTGGGTTGAGGTTTAATAGAACCGACAGTTTTGTGCAGCGCTTCGGGGACGAAGACCTCATTGCAGTCAAGAAGTTCATCGAAATGATGCAGGAAAAGAAACCAAACTTCATTCATAGCTGGGATCTTGATCAGGAAAGTCGCATGAAGAATTTTTTCTGGACAGATTTGAGGTCTCAGGCCCAGTACCGCTACTTTGGTGATGTCATTTCACTTGATGTAATGTACTTGCAGCACTCTCGTGCTAGCCTCCCTTTGGCCACACTCCTTGGGGTGAATAACCATGGCCACCTTGTGCTACTTGGTTGTGGTCTGCTCTCCAAAGACAGTAAAGAGAACTATGTTTGGTTGTTGAAGAGGTGGCTGAGCTGTATGAATGGCAAGCCACCAGAGGCGATTACAACTAGTTATTCAGATGTCGTGGCAGAGGCTGTGTCTGAGGTCTTGCCAGATGCAAGGCACCGGTTCTGCTTTTGGCATATCTTGAAGAAGCTCCAAGAAAACGTGGGACGTACACATGAGAAAGAGGCAATTTCTTTGAGATTCAAGGAGGTTGTTTATGACACAGTCACTCTTACTGACTTTGAAAAGGAGTGGGAGGCCATGGTTGAGCATTACAAGCTCAAAGATAATGAATGGTTCTCTGCACTGTACAGCTGCCGGAAGCAGTGGGCTCCTGGTTATGTCAATCATTCGTTTTGGGCTGGCACATCTGCTATCAGGAAGGTTGAAAAACCAGATCCATACTTTGATGGTGTTGTGACAAGTAAAACCACATTACCAGTTTTCCTTGAGCAATATGAGACTACCCTCAGAGGGAAGCTGGAAAGGGAAGCATACGATGATTTGCGCTCCTATTATTCTAGGCTCACTTTGCTGTCAGGATTACCATTTGAGGAGCAACTTCTGGAGCTGTATACAGTACCCATGTTTCAGGCATTCCAAGACGAGATCAAGCAATTAATGCATGTTATTTGTAAAGAGGTAGACAGGAGCGGGAATTCAATTACCTACATGGTCAGCGAGTTAATACAGGGCAAGAAGGTTGACTATACGGTTGTCTACAACAATTCTGACAAGGATGTTTGGTGCATTTGTCGCTCTTTTCCATCACGGGGCATTCTTTGCAGCCATGCTCTGTCTGTTCTGAAGCAAGAGAATGTGTTGATGCTGCCATCAAAGTACATCCTCAGCCGCTGGAGGAAGGACTTCAGAATTATTCACGCGTCTGCAAGCTCGAACTCTGTGGCATTGCAGAGAGATTTGAGCATTTTTGATGATCTGTACGTGCGTGGCCATGAATATTTAGAAGATGTTATCGATATTGGGGCTAGAGAACCTGAGTTGAAGGAGTTTGTGCTGTCTGCCATGAAAGAAGCGAAGGGCAAACTAGTAAGGCCTGGCCAGACCCAGCAAGGTGATCAGCGGGTTGATGTAAATATGGCAGTAACTGGTCAGGTATCCGCTGATAGAAGAGTTGATGTGAACATGGCATCAAACACCACATCCATCATTCACAGGGACAGAAGGGTTGAGGCAAACATGCCATTAAACACAAGAGCCCTGGTTCATGAGGATAACATGGCATCCAACACGACATCCCTGATCCATGGGGACAGAAGAGCCGATATGGAAATGCAAACACCCCACCTTATCCACAGAGAGGGAAGAGTTGACATGAACATGACAGCCCCTCACTTGATGCAGAGGGAGAGAAGAGTAGACGTGAATATGACGTCCCCTCACCTGATCCATGGGGACAGAAGAGTCGATATGAACCTGGGGTCGCCACACTTCATACACAGCGACAGAGGAGTTGATATGAACCTGACATCCCCTCATCTGATACATGGGGACAGGAGAGTTGATATGAACATGGCGTCACCACACCTGATACATGGAGACAGAAGAGTTGATATGAACATGACGTCCCCTCACATGATACATGGTGACACGAGAGTGGATATGAACATGGTATCCACTTCTCAGGATGATGCGATGCACACTTTTGATTTGGTGAACGTCAACCTGGAGAGTTCTTTGCCAATGGCTGCAACAGATTTCATGCAAATGCATCCACACCCACCAGTTTACCATCCCAAACAACTCCTCAATATGAGAGATCAGGTGATGGACTCAAACAAGAGATCCAATGTGGAAACAAATACTTATTTCATCGGAGGTGGAATGCATGTGGGGTAG